Within the Saccharomonospora amisosensis genome, the region TGCTGCACCAGTTCCGCCGCCTGGCCACCCGGTGGGAACGCCGCACCGACATCCACCACGGCCTCCTCACCCTCGCCACCAGCATCATCTGCTGGCGCCGACTCCCCAACCGAATACGTCAGGAGCTCTAAGCTAAGTGTTCGATTTTGGGACAGTGCGGTCGCGGGGGACAGGTTGACGATGGCGGCGGTTGTGACGCGTAGCACTAGGAGGTGGACTCATGACGGCCGCGACTGACACCGCCCCAGAGGTTGGGCAGGGCCAGGCGGACATCGTGCTCGACGTGGTGGTGCTTGGCGCTGGGGTGGCTGGCTTGTATCAGCTGCACCAGTTGCGTGAGCAGGGCCTGCGGGTGCGGGCCTACGAAGCGGGTTCCGACGTGGGTGGAACCTGGTACTGGAACCGCTACCCGGGCGCTCGTTTCGACAGCGAGGCTTACATTTACCAGTACCTGTTCTCGGAGGCACTGTACAAGGAGTGGAGCTGGAGTCAGCGGTTCCCGGACCAGCCTGAGGTGGAGCGGTGGATGCACTACGTCGCCGATCGGCTCGACCTGCGCCGGGACATCCAGTTCTCCACCACGGTCACCAGCGCGCACTTCGACGAGGACCGTGGGCGTTGGCTCGTGGGCACCGACCGTGGCGAGACGATCGACACCCAGTTTTTCGTCGCCTGTGGAGGCATGCTGTCCGCGCCGCTGGAGAACGTCTTCGAGGGACAGGACCGCTTCCGCGGACCGGTGTATCACACGTCCCGCTGGCCGAAGGACGGTGTCGAGCTGGCGGGCAAGCGGGTCGGTGTGGTCGGTATCGGCGCGACCGGCATCCAGGTGATCCAGACGATCGCCGCCGAGGTCGAGCACCTCACCGTGTTCGCACGTACGCCGCAGTACGTGCTGCCGATGAAGAATCCGGACTACGGGCCGTCTGAGCAGGCTTGGTACAAGAGCCGGTTCGAGGAGTTGCGGGCCACACTGCCGCACACGTTCAGCGGGTTCGAGTACGACTTTGAGCACGAGTGGGCCGCGTACGCGCCTCAGCGGCGCCGGGAGATCCTCGAGGAGATCTATCAGGACGGGTCGCTGAAGCTGTGGCTGGCCAGCTTCGGGGAGATGTTCTTCGATGAACAGGTCAGCGAGGAGGTCTCCGAGTTCGTCCGGGAGAAGATGCGCGAACGCCTCAAGGACCAGCGGCTGATCGACATTCTGGTGCCCACCGACTACGGGTTCGGCACCCACCGCGTCCCGCTGGAGCAGGGCTATCTCGAGGTCTACCACCGCGACAACGTCACGCTGGTCGGGGTCCGGGACAACCCGATCGCTCGAATCACCCCTGATGGCATCCAGCTCACCGACGGCACTGTCCACGAGCTGGATGTGATCATTCTGGCGACCGGTTTCGACGCGGGCACCGGGGCTCTCACCCGAGTCGATATCCGCGGCCGGGACGGCCGGTCGCTGGCCGAGGACTGGGGGCGGGACATCCGCACCACGATGGGCCTGATGGTGCACGGCTACCCCAACATGCTCACCACCGCGGTGCCGATGGCCCCGTCAGCGGCCCTGTGCAACATGACGACCTGCCTGCAGCAGCAGACAGAGTGGATCACCGACGTCATCCGACACATGAAGGCGCAAGGCAAGTCGGTGATCGAGCCGACCCAGGAGGGCGAGGACGCCTGGGTGGCCCACCACGAGGAGATCGCGAGCGCGACGCTCGTGCCGAAGACCCACTCGTGGTACATGGGCTCGAATGTGCCGGGCAAGCCACGCCGTCTGCTGTCCTACATCGGCGGTGTGGGCACCTACCGCGAGAAGTGTGACGAGGAGGCTGCCGGGGGCTATCCGTCCTTCCGGATGACCTGAAACGACCAGGCGCCGTCAGGCAGAGCGTTCATACTGGTCCACGGGTCGTGAGTGTTGCGAGTGGCGAGAACAACCACTCGCAACACTCACGACTAGACATCCGCCGGTCGCGGCACAACCGAGTGCCGGACAGCGCGGTACGGCGAGGGGCCTCAGATCGTGATGCCGTACTGGCGGATCTTGCGGTAGAGCGTGGAACGGGCGATGCCGAGTGCCTTGGTGGCTGCCACCCGGTTGCCGCCGGTCTCGCGCAACGCGGTGACGATGGCGTCGCGTTCGGTCTCGTCCACCGGGCGCAGCGAGCTACGCGGCACACTCTGACAGAACGCGGGAAGGTCGGCGGCCTCGATAACACCCACCGGCCGCCGTGCGAGCGCGGCAGACAGGACTCGTTTGAGCTGCCGGACGTTGCCCGGCCAGTCATAGCCGCCGAGTACGCGCATGGAGTCGCGGGACATGCAGGTATCGCGATGCGGCGCGAGGTCGGTCAGCAACGCCTCCACCAGGCCAGGCAGATCGGACCGGCGATGGCGCAGCGCGGGCACGATCGCCGAGGCGCCGAAGGCGGCCAGCAGCCGTTGGTAGGACGCATGCTCGACGATCGCCTCCGAGGCCATCGCGGCGACCGTCCCCGAGACCCTGCCGGGGGCGCCGTCGGGCGCGGGGCCCAACGCATCGGCGAGCCTGCCGAGGGACTTGGCGGGCAGCCGGTCGATGTCTCTGAGCACGTACAGCGTCGGCCCAGATGCCGGCTCCCGGAGGCGAGCGCAGATCTGCGACGGTGACGCCGCGACCTCGTCGGCGGTCAGCGCGATGACCTGTCCCGAGCCGGAGACGAGCCGATGCACCTCGGCCAGCAGGGTGCAGCGGCCGGTCCCGGGTTCGCCGAGGACCAGGACCGGGGTTCCGGCACGGATCGCGGTCTCGACGGTGGCCGCCGCCGCACGCCATGCCGGCGACCGGCTCTCCAGCATCCCGTGGCGCGGGGTGTCGACCGTGGTGGAACGCGGCCGGCCGTTCTCGATCATCACTGGGGTGGGGCGCGGGAGATCGGGCTGGGCCGAGACGACGGCGACCATGCCCGCGATGTCACCGCCCAACTCGACCCTGGCGCCGCGCAGGCGGACGCAGGTGCCCGAGGGCAGTTCGACCTCGTCGTCCACAGTCGCGTGTCGCGGCATGACAAACCGGACGTGATCCTGCAGCACCTCCTGGTCACGCGCGTCGAGAAGGTCCCGCAGCGGTGAGTTGCCCAGCACCGTCCGCCGGCCGACGGCCAGCACGGCCTGCCTGCTGCGCATCTCCACCCGCGAGTAGGCGTCGAACAGCGCCTGCTGCGCCTGGTCGCGGTCTGTCAGCAGGTTGCGCTCGATCTGTCGTGCGGCGGAGCGGACCAGCGAGTGCATCAGCGGCGTGGAGTGCTCGCTCATGCAGCTCAGGTCGAGCACGCCCTCGATCCGTCCGGTGAACGGGTCACGCACCGGCGCGCCCGCGCACGCGAAGGCCTGCAGCGACTCCACGAAGTGCTCGGCGCCCACCACGTGCATCGACTCGCCGAACTCCAGCACCGTGCCGACGCCGTTGGTGCCGACCACCCCTTCGGCGTAGTCGAAGCCCTGCGCGAAGTACACCCGATCAAGCATGCGCGCGATCCAGCAGTTGCTGTCCCGGCGGCTGACCAGGCGGGCACGTTCGTCGGTGAGCGCCACGCTGATCGGGAGGTCGGCGATCTGTTTGGAAAGTTGATCCAGTACGGGCTGTGCGCAGCGGACGAGACGAGCGTCGAAGTCGAGCTCTGGAGAGTAGGGGGGAGCCACCTCGTGTGGAGGAACTCCTTGGTCAACGCTGCGCCGCCAAGATGCGGCCACGCGATCTGGGACTCCGCGCAGTGCGAGGTCTGCGTTCTCGATCAAGTCTGCGCGGGCCGCCGCAAGCAGGAGCCGCTGATCCGCGAGTTCGCCCATCGGTCCACCACCTCCTTGTGGCATCACACACAGAGCGAGCCCTACCATCATGACCCGGAAGTCAAGGCCGTGACGTGTCCCAATTTCGGACACTTCGCGAGCCCGCGACACGTGCACAGTGGGGCGCACGCCAGTGACGAAACGGGAGGGCCAACGATGATCGACAACCCGTACTACACCCACGAATTCCACGGCGACTACGAGCTGATCAGCATCGGCCGGCTCGACCTCGAGGAGGGTGGCTCGATTCCCGACTGTCAGCTCGCGGTCGCGACCTTCGGCACGCTCAACGAGGCCAAGGACAACGCCATTCTGGTCACCACCTGGTACTCCGGCACCCACCAGGTGTGGCGGGAGAACTACATCGGAACAGACCACGCACTGAATCCGGACGAGTACTTCATCGTCGTCATCGACCAGATCGGCAGCGGGCTCTCCACCAGCCCGCACAACGCCTCGGGCGCCAACGCGGAGCTCACGATGTCGAAGTTCCCCCGCGTGCGAATCGGCGACGACGTCGTCGCCCAGGAGCGTCTGCTTCGCGAGCACTTCGGCATCGAGAGGCTGCAACTGGTCGTCGGCGGCTCGATGGGCGCTCAGCAGACCTACGAATGGGCCGTCCGGTTTCCGGACAAGGTCAGGCGGGCCGCGCCGATCGCGGGCACCGCGCAGAACACGCCGCATGACTTCCTGTTCGCCCAGGTGCTGTGCGAGGCGATCACCTCGGACCCCGGGTTCAACGGGGGCGAGTACGCGTCGAACGCCGACGTGGTCGAGGGGCTGAAACGGCACGCCCGCATCTGGGCGGTGATGGGTTTCTCCACCGAGTTCTGGAAGCAGGAGGTGTGGCGCGCTCTGGAGTTCCACACTAAGGAGGAGTTCCTCGAGGGCTTCCTGGAGCCGTACTTCACCGCCATGGATCCGAACGACCTGCTGTGTATGGCGTGGAAATGGCAACACGGCGACGTCGCCCGCAACGCCGAAGGTGACCTGGCCGCCGCGCTCGGCCGGATCACCGCGCCCATGTTCGTGATGCCGATTAACGAGGACATGTTCTTCCCCGTGCGCGACTGCCGCGCCGAGCAGGAAATGGTCAAAGGCAGCGAACTACGGGTGATCGACGACGTACTCGGGCACCTCGCACTGTTCGCCGTCGCCCCCACCTACATGCCCCAGGTCGACCGACACCTCGGTGAACTATTGGCTCGCCCGGCCTAAACAAAACCTCCGGAGTAGGTGCAGAACAGCCGAAGAATCGGAAGGACCTACGATGTATCGCTTGATCGTGTGTTACGGGCACCCCGATAGCCGAACCGCCTTCGACCAGTATTACCACTCTACCCACCGGCCCTTGGCCGATAAAATCCCCGGAGTGCGGCAGTGGCATGCCGGCAAGTGTACGACCCCGGACGGATCCAAGCCGCCGTACTACCTGGTCGCCGAGCTCGTCTTCGACTCGAAACATGCTATGGAGGCCGGGCTCGCTTCCCCAGAGGGGCAAGCCGCCGCCGCGGACATCGACAATTTCGCAACAGGTGGCGTGACCATGCTCATCACCGACGACTGGACCACGGCCGACTCACGTGAAAGTCGTTGAGATCGCCTGAGGGACGTTGCCGGATGGATTTGTCAGGCAAAACGCCGGCGCTCGGATTGATCTCCCCGCATCGCACGCCGACGTCGAGACCGCCTGACTGTCACCACGTGTGTCGCTCGCGACGGGTGCCCGCTGCTACCTCGGTGACTCCACACTGGACGCGAGCGCCGCAAGCCTCGGTAGTGCGAGAGTTTTGGTCGTCGGGGCGACCCGTTTCGCACGATGTTCGACCGGGGGCTTCCGGTCAGCGGACCACGACGCCGTCTGTCACACCGGCGTACTTCTCCCGCAGCACGGTCTTGAGTAGTTTGCCGGTGGCGTTGCGCGGCAGGGCGTCGACGAAGTGCACCTCGCGCGGGCACTTGAAGTGCGCCAGTCGTTCGCGGCACCAGGTGACGAGTTCTTCCGACCCCGGGTCCGGCCCGGCCCCGGGGTCGGGTACGACGACGGCCACCACTCGCTCGCCCCATCGCGGATCGGGACCGCCGACCACTGCGGCGTCGGCGACCTTGGGGTGCTTGAACAACACCTGCTCGACCTCGATGGGATAGACGTTCTCACCACCGGAGATGATCATGTCTTTCTTCCGGTCGACAAGGGTGATGTAGCCTTCCTCGTCCATTCGCCCGAGATCACCGGTGTGGAACCAGCCGTTGCGGAAGGCCTCGGCGGTGGCCTCAGGGCGCATCCAGTAGCCAGCGAAGATGTTAGGACCGCGAAGGACCAGTTCGCCGACGGTGTTCGTCGGGACGTCCCGGTCGTCGTCGTCGACGATGCGGGCTTCGACGTGCATCGCGACCCGCCCGATCGACCCGGCCTTGCTCCTCGCGTGGGCCGAGTCGAGTATGGAGACCAACGGCGCGGTCTCGGTCATGCCGAAGCCCTCGATGAACGGGACGCCTCGCTCGTTGAGGAACTCGATCATGGGCAGTGGGCATGGAGCTCCGCCTCCCATGGCCAGTTCGAGGGACGACAGGTCGTAGGAGCCGAAGTTCGGTACCTGAGTGATCGCGACCCACATCGCCGGCACCATGAACTGGACCGTTGCGCGGTGCTCGGCCATGGCCGTGAGCGTGCCGACCGGGTCGAAGTTGGGCAGGATCACATTCGTGCCACCGACGTAGAGCAGCGGCAGTGAGTGCACGCCGAGTCCGCCGATGTGGAACATCGGGGCGACCGTGACCGTCACGTCGCGCGAGGAAAGCGGGTGCTCGGTGCCGAGCACGTTGATCGCGTTCCAGAGCAGGTTGTCGTGAGTGAGCATGGCTCCCTTGGGGCGTCCGGTGGTCCCCGAGGTGTACATCAACATGGCGGTGTCGGTTCCAGCGACGTCCGCCGCAGCGAAGTCCGGCGACGCGCTGGCCAGCAGTTCGTCGTAGGACGGGCCACGTTCGTAGCCGCCTTCGCCCACCTGTACCGCGTGGCGTACCCGCACGCCGGGTTCGGTCAGGGCGCCGCGCACGATGTCGGTGAACTGGCCGCTGAACACGAGCACGTCCGCGCCGGAATCGCCGAGAATGAAACCGACCTCCACGGCGGCCAACCGGACGTTGATCGGCACCATGATCGCGCCGAGCTTCGCGCAGGCCAGCAGCGTCTCGAGGAACTCCACCGAGTTGACCATCAACGCGGCGACCCGGTCGCCCCTGCGCACGCCGAGTCCGGCCAGAGCCGAGGCCAGCTGATCGGTCCGCCGGTCGGCGTCCGCGTAGGTGAAAGTGCGCTCGCCCGCCACGAAAGCGGTATAGTCGCCTTGCAGAAAGGCGCGTTTGGTGACCCAGGCGCCGATTCCTCGGTTCATCGCGTTTCTCCGGTTGGTAGTCGCCCCGCGCGGTACCACGGCGCGGGGCGAGATCCTGGGCGGATCTGTTCATCGGTCATGTCTGGGCTGCCGGGACGGTTCGCGTCGGCCGGCGGGTCGCCACGGTTTGGGAACGCCACACTCGGGAACCGGCGCGTCGCCGCCGAAGGTCTCGGTCGAGCATGGTCACCGGCCGGGCGGAGACCCCTATCGGTTGGGTGCGGGCTCGCTGTCTCGGTCACGTCGAACACGACCCCGCACTAGTCGTTGCGGAAGTGGTCCCGGTACTGATAGCGCAGGACGTTCTTTTGGATCTTTCCAGTGGCGGTGCGGGGCATCTCGTCGACGAACACGACGGCCTTGGGCACCTTGAACCCGGGCAGTCTGCCGCGGGCGGCGGCGAGCACGTCCTCCTCGCTTAGATCACTGCCTGGCTTGCGGGTCACGACCACCGTGATCGCCTCCGACCACCGTTCGTGCGGCAGTCCGACCGCGACGACCTCCTGGATGCGGGGTTCGGCCTCGTAGAGCACCTTCTCCACCTCGATGGACGCGACGTTCTCCCCGCCGGTCTTGATGACATCCTTCTTGCGGTCGGCGAACCACAGCAGGCCGTCCGCGTCGAACCGGCCGACGTCGCCGGAATGGAACCAACCATGGGCGAACGCCTCGGCCGTGGCTTCGGGGTTGCGCAAGTAGCCCTCCATGGCGTGCGGGCCACGGTAGACGATCTCGCCCGTTTCGCCCTGAGATAGCAGGTTACCGCCGTCGTCCATGATGCCGACCTGCACGTTGGGTACCGGTAGTCCGACCGAACCGGCGTGGGACAGCTGGTATTCGGGGGGAAAGACCGTGGTGATCGGGTTCATCTCGGTCTGGCCGAAGCCGAGGGCGAACTCACAGCCGAACGCCTTCATCGCCCGGCGAAGGTCGGTGTCGGGCATCGGTGCCATGGCGTAGATCGCCAAGCGCAGTGTGGAGAGATCGCGTTTGTCTATGTCGTCGTGGTCCAGCATCGCCCGGTACATCATGGGCAGCGCGAAGATCTCGGTGAGGCGTTCGGACTCGATGGTGGCCAGCAACTCCGCCGGATCGAAGGCGCGCAGTAGTACCGCGGTTCCACCCATGTAGAACAAGCCCGTGGTGAAGCCGTTGAGTTGCGCGGTGTGGAACAGCGGCATCATCACCCCGGCGCGCTCCCGCTCGCCGATGCCAAGGACCAGCGGGGCGTTCAGTGATTCGAGATAGACCGCGAGATGGCTGCTCACCACGCCTTTGGGGGCCGAGGTGGTGCCGCTGGTGTACAAGTAGCTGATCGGGTCGCGATCCTCGACGAAGCACTCCGGCTCCGCGTCGCCTTCCGCGCCAACGAAGTCGTCGAACTCGCGCCAGGACGCCGAGCCCGAGGCTTCCCACGCCGCACCGGTGCCGTGGGCAACGACCACGTCGGTCACGACGCTGTCGTCGAGCTGGTCCAGCGCGGCCGACACCAGGCCGGCAAGCTGGCTTTCCACGACGACGCCCCGGGACCGGGAGTGATCGAGCACGTAGGCGGTTTCCCGTGGGCCCCAAGCAAGATTGACCGGCACACAGACGACACCGGTCTTGGCGCACGCGTAGTAGGTCAGCAGGAACTCCGTGCTGTTTCCGCTGACCAGGGCCAGCACCTCGCCGCGCCGGTATCCGTTCCGCAGCAGCGCGTTCGCCAGCCGGTTCACCGCCGCGTTGAACTCGCGGTAGGACAGCCGGCGTGGCCCGTCCACGACCGCCTCGTGGTCGGGGCGCCGCCAGGCGGTGCGGGTGAGCATGTCGCCGACATTCACCCGGGTCACCAAATTCCGCTGGAGATCTTGCTCGGTCATCGATTGGCTCTCCTTCTCGACACGCTCCGCGACGCGGCGGACCGGATGACTTGGCCGAGGTGGCGACTGACGTGCGCCAGTTGTGAATCGTTCGTTGGGTGAGGCCCGCGACATCGTGGCCGCTCGTCGCGTGCCCACGAACTGTTCACCACACGCGTGCCGAGGTCGTCGGCCCGCAGGTGGTTCAGCCGCCCGGGCCCAGGGTGCGTGTGAGCGCCAGGACCGTCGACGGACGGCTGGTCGTGTGGGAGGCTCCAGGTCGCGCGCACGACGAGGCCGCCGGCTGTGACGGGTTCCCGTCGGCGCGCGGCGGGCGGGTGATGGTGCTCGACCGTGACGTCTAGGTCGAGGTCCACGTTACCCATCGTTGCCCTCGTTTCGCCGTTGATAACCGGGCTGACATAGTTAAAGCTGAATCACTAGGATCCTACTGTTCGAGTGCGGCGTTGTGAAGCTGGTCGCATCGAGGCAGGCCTAGCCGACATGGCCGAACCGGGCGCACGGAGTGCTTCGTACCGTTGTTCAAGCTAGTGAATCGCGAGCGACGCTCAGCAAACGGATGTGGAGGCGAGAGGGACATGCCGACGCCGAGAGGGGCGGATGCCTCGAGCGAGAGGCGTCGGCGGTACACGACCGGGCGCCCCCGCACCCACGATGTCGCCGCGGCCGCCGATCTGCCTCACCGTCGAGGTCGGCCGCTGGCACGGGCGAGCCATGAGACGCCGCTGGATCTGACGTCCGGTCCCAGGGCAGTCGCCCGTCGCCGCGTATCCGTACCGGGACGGCCTGCGGTCGACCCGGCGGAGTCCGACAACGCGGGCGTGTCGGTCCGCCTGCACGCCGGCATGAATCCTCCGCGACCTCGCCGCCCGCTCCGCGACCCGTCACACGATCGACACAGTGATGGGGCATCGGCGATCGAGGTGAGCTACCCACAAAGTGGGCCAGTGGCTTGGTTGACCATCAACCGCCGGAAACCCCGCATCGTGTTGAACGAGGCAGGGCGTGGTTGGCCGTGTGCGGGCGTGTACAGGTTCGACGGTGATGCGAACGTGCTGGTGCTGGCCGGCGTGGGCGGCCGGGCAGTCCGCGCCGGTAGCAGCCGGAAGGAACTGGCCGATACCGCGCTTACCGTGCTACTACTTGACTTCGTGTCCCAGTACGGCGGCGACATCGAGGTGGCCACGCCGACGATCGCCGCCGGGCAACGGCGTCGCGAACCCTGGTGGGTTCGTGCTCGCGCAGTGCTGCGACCTGTGCGTGGCCGCCGACACCGCACGGTTCGCGGTCACCGGGGTCAAGGTCGTCAGGGGTACAAACCGTGGGTCGTGCCGCTGCCCCGGCTTGTTTCGCCGCGCATCGCCATGCGGCTTCTGCTCATCTGCGACCCAATTGACGCTGGCCGGGCATACCAGGTTGGACTGCTGAACGCGGTAGCGCCGTCACCCCGACTCGCGGAGAGCGGTGCAACGACCGGCCGAGCGCATCCTCGCGAACGCACCGCCGTCCGTGCTGGCCGCCAGGAGGAACTATGCGTCTGATGGCCGAGTCCCCGCTGGGACGCCTGCGCCACGGCGAGGCAGAGCTGGGAAGCCCGGGGCATCGCTGCCGGGACGCCCAGGAAGAACTCGTGGCCGTCGCGGCCAAGCCCGCTTCAAGAGGAGCGGGGCGCTGATGGGTGCCGCACCCCCGCCTGGGATGCGCGCTGTCGCATTCTCCTGTCTGGCCGCGTGGCGGGAACAAGTTCCCATCGCGACGGCGGCCAAGCAACGGGATGAAGGAAGGGGCTCCAAGTGAGCAGCGAGGCCGAGGCACCACTGCGGACCCGTGATCCCGCGCGCAAGGAACGCATCCTCGCCGCCGCCGCCGACCTGGTAGCCCGCCACGGCTACCACGCCGTGTCCATGGCCGACATCGGCGCCGTGGCCGGCATCACCGGCGCCGGCATCTACCGGCACTTCGACAGCAAGTCTGCCGTGCTGGTGGCGCTGTTCGACCGGGTGATCGACGGGCTGGTGCGTGAAGAGCAGGGCATCGTAGCTGGCACCGCCGACCTTCGGGAAACCCTGGACAAGTTGATTGCCGGCCAGGTCGAATTCGTGGTGCGCGATCGGGAACTGGCCCAGGTCTACCACAACGAGATCCATAATCTTCCCGAGGAAGACCGCCGCCGG harbors:
- a CDS encoding sigma-54-dependent Fis family transcriptional regulator → MAPPYSPELDFDARLVRCAQPVLDQLSKQIADLPISVALTDERARLVSRRDSNCWIARMLDRVYFAQGFDYAEGVVGTNGVGTVLEFGESMHVVGAEHFVESLQAFACAGAPVRDPFTGRIEGVLDLSCMSEHSTPLMHSLVRSAARQIERNLLTDRDQAQQALFDAYSRVEMRSRQAVLAVGRRTVLGNSPLRDLLDARDQEVLQDHVRFVMPRHATVDDEVELPSGTCVRLRGARVELGGDIAGMVAVVSAQPDLPRPTPVMIENGRPRSTTVDTPRHGMLESRSPAWRAAAATVETAIRAGTPVLVLGEPGTGRCTLLAEVHRLVSGSGQVIALTADEVAASPSQICARLREPASGPTLYVLRDIDRLPAKSLGRLADALGPAPDGAPGRVSGTVAAMASEAIVEHASYQRLLAAFGASAIVPALRHRRSDLPGLVEALLTDLAPHRDTCMSRDSMRVLGGYDWPGNVRQLKRVLSAALARRPVGVIEAADLPAFCQSVPRSSLRPVDETERDAIVTALRETGGNRVAATKALGIARSTLYRKIRQYGITI
- a CDS encoding AMP-binding protein translates to MTEQDLQRNLVTRVNVGDMLTRTAWRRPDHEAVVDGPRRLSYREFNAAVNRLANALLRNGYRRGEVLALVSGNSTEFLLTYYACAKTGVVCVPVNLAWGPRETAYVLDHSRSRGVVVESQLAGLVSAALDQLDDSVVTDVVVAHGTGAAWEASGSASWREFDDFVGAEGDAEPECFVEDRDPISYLYTSGTTSAPKGVVSSHLAVYLESLNAPLVLGIGERERAGVMMPLFHTAQLNGFTTGLFYMGGTAVLLRAFDPAELLATIESERLTEIFALPMMYRAMLDHDDIDKRDLSTLRLAIYAMAPMPDTDLRRAMKAFGCEFALGFGQTEMNPITTVFPPEYQLSHAGSVGLPVPNVQVGIMDDGGNLLSQGETGEIVYRGPHAMEGYLRNPEATAEAFAHGWFHSGDVGRFDADGLLWFADRKKDVIKTGGENVASIEVEKVLYEAEPRIQEVVAVGLPHERWSEAITVVVTRKPGSDLSEEDVLAAARGRLPGFKVPKAVVFVDEMPRTATGKIQKNVLRYQYRDHFRND
- a CDS encoding flavin-containing monooxygenase, producing MTAATDTAPEVGQGQADIVLDVVVLGAGVAGLYQLHQLREQGLRVRAYEAGSDVGGTWYWNRYPGARFDSEAYIYQYLFSEALYKEWSWSQRFPDQPEVERWMHYVADRLDLRRDIQFSTTVTSAHFDEDRGRWLVGTDRGETIDTQFFVACGGMLSAPLENVFEGQDRFRGPVYHTSRWPKDGVELAGKRVGVVGIGATGIQVIQTIAAEVEHLTVFARTPQYVLPMKNPDYGPSEQAWYKSRFEELRATLPHTFSGFEYDFEHEWAAYAPQRRREILEEIYQDGSLKLWLASFGEMFFDEQVSEEVSEFVREKMRERLKDQRLIDILVPTDYGFGTHRVPLEQGYLEVYHRDNVTLVGVRDNPIARITPDGIQLTDGTVHELDVIILATGFDAGTGALTRVDIRGRDGRSLAEDWGRDIRTTMGLMVHGYPNMLTTAVPMAPSAALCNMTTCLQQQTEWITDVIRHMKAQGKSVIEPTQEGEDAWVAHHEEIASATLVPKTHSWYMGSNVPGKPRRLLSYIGGVGTYREKCDEEAAGGYPSFRMT
- a CDS encoding acyl-CoA synthetase, which encodes MNRGIGAWVTKRAFLQGDYTAFVAGERTFTYADADRRTDQLASALAGLGVRRGDRVAALMVNSVEFLETLLACAKLGAIMVPINVRLAAVEVGFILGDSGADVLVFSGQFTDIVRGALTEPGVRVRHAVQVGEGGYERGPSYDELLASASPDFAAADVAGTDTAMLMYTSGTTGRPKGAMLTHDNLLWNAINVLGTEHPLSSRDVTVTVAPMFHIGGLGVHSLPLLYVGGTNVILPNFDPVGTLTAMAEHRATVQFMVPAMWVAITQVPNFGSYDLSSLELAMGGGAPCPLPMIEFLNERGVPFIEGFGMTETAPLVSILDSAHARSKAGSIGRVAMHVEARIVDDDDRDVPTNTVGELVLRGPNIFAGYWMRPEATAEAFRNGWFHTGDLGRMDEEGYITLVDRKKDMIISGGENVYPIEVEQVLFKHPKVADAAVVGGPDPRWGERVVAVVVPDPGAGPDPGSEELVTWCRERLAHFKCPREVHFVDALPRNATGKLLKTVLREKYAGVTDGVVVR
- a CDS encoding alpha/beta fold hydrolase: MIDNPYYTHEFHGDYELISIGRLDLEEGGSIPDCQLAVATFGTLNEAKDNAILVTTWYSGTHQVWRENYIGTDHALNPDEYFIVVIDQIGSGLSTSPHNASGANAELTMSKFPRVRIGDDVVAQERLLREHFGIERLQLVVGGSMGAQQTYEWAVRFPDKVRRAAPIAGTAQNTPHDFLFAQVLCEAITSDPGFNGGEYASNADVVEGLKRHARIWAVMGFSTEFWKQEVWRALEFHTKEEFLEGFLEPYFTAMDPNDLLCMAWKWQHGDVARNAEGDLAAALGRITAPMFVMPINEDMFFPVRDCRAEQEMVKGSELRVIDDVLGHLALFAVAPTYMPQVDRHLGELLARPA
- a CDS encoding EthD family reductase, which encodes MYRLIVCYGHPDSRTAFDQYYHSTHRPLADKIPGVRQWHAGKCTTPDGSKPPYYLVAELVFDSKHAMEAGLASPEGQAAAADIDNFATGGVTMLITDDWTTADSRESR
- a CDS encoding TetR/AcrR family transcriptional regulator — translated: MSSEAEAPLRTRDPARKERILAAAADLVARHGYHAVSMADIGAVAGITGAGIYRHFDSKSAVLVALFDRVIDGLVREEQGIVAGTADLRETLDKLIAGQVEFVVRDRELAQVYHNEIHNLPEEDRRRLRRKQRLYLEEWVHVLMELRPELTDTEARTIVHAAIGAIQSTLFHRVGLPEPRLRELLAECARSVLNGG